Proteins co-encoded in one Dehalogenimonas sp. WBC-2 genomic window:
- the prmC gene encoding protein-N(5)-glutamine methyltransferase PrmC (methylates polypeptide chain release factors RF1 and RF2) gives MTLLEALTTAIERLGGVSARSDAEILLRHAVGLSRTALYSRIDQCINTDTTSEYFNSIERLKKGEPLQYITGHMEFFGLDFSVSQSVLIPRPETEILVEKSIELAKTYQHPAIADVGCGSGAVAVALAKHLPEACITALDISDEALKLARTNATVHSCNNIVFHKSDLLEGVSADHFDVICANLPYVPTAESQTNHFEPQLALDGGINGLDIIRRLVRQIAGRNNKPDWLLMEFGTGQAMAVKATIEEYLPLSHTEILYDLIPVERVSVTRL, from the coding sequence ATGACTCTCCTCGAAGCCTTAACCACGGCGATAGAACGCCTGGGAGGCGTGTCGGCTCGTTCAGATGCTGAAATCTTATTGAGGCATGCCGTCGGTCTGTCACGAACTGCACTCTATTCCAGGATCGACCAGTGCATAAACACTGACACCACCAGCGAATATTTTAATTCTATCGAACGCCTGAAAAAGGGCGAACCACTGCAATACATCACCGGTCATATGGAGTTCTTCGGGCTCGATTTTAGTGTATCTCAATCTGTGCTTATACCTCGACCCGAGACCGAGATTCTGGTTGAGAAATCCATCGAACTCGCCAAGACTTACCAACACCCGGCAATCGCGGATGTCGGTTGCGGGTCTGGAGCAGTAGCGGTGGCTCTGGCCAAACACCTTCCGGAAGCCTGTATTACTGCTCTCGACATTTCAGACGAGGCCCTGAAACTGGCCCGCACGAATGCGACGGTGCACAGCTGCAACAATATCGTATTTCACAAAAGCGACCTGCTTGAAGGAGTTTCTGCCGACCATTTCGATGTCATCTGCGCCAATCTGCCCTACGTCCCCACTGCCGAATCTCAAACCAATCATTTCGAGCCGCAACTGGCCTTAGACGGCGGCATCAACGGCTTGGATATTATCCGGCGTCTGGTACGGCAAATCGCTGGAAGAAACAATAAACCGGATTGGCTGCTCATGGAGTTCGGCACTGGTCAGGCCATGGCGGTCAAAGCGACTATTGAGGAATACCTGCCCCTGAGTCACACCGAAATATTATACGACCTCATCCCGGTTGAACGGGTTTCGGTGACCCGGCTTTGA
- a CDS encoding electron transfer flavoprotein beta subunit has product MNIIVLIKQIPDPEIPPASFKIDIANNKVIPPPGVAPVIDPYSENALEAALKIRDACGGTIKAISLGTGLNKDLLKKALALGVDELILIDDTAFDGGDSTATAYALALAVKKAGQFDIILTGRQAADWDAGQTGLLLAGLLGVTAVSRACKIEVSGSMLRMERVTSEGYEVVETSIPAVITVSNEVGKLRLPNIKGILAAKKKEPTVWQAADINAESSLTGNAGRRLRLVKLYQPKRETRCEIIAGDTPEEQGANLAIKIHALKLV; this is encoded by the coding sequence TTGAATATCATAGTCCTCATTAAACAGATACCTGACCCTGAAATCCCACCAGCCAGTTTCAAGATTGATATCGCCAATAATAAAGTTATTCCGCCTCCAGGTGTAGCGCCGGTCATTGACCCATATTCCGAGAATGCCCTGGAAGCGGCCCTTAAAATTAGAGATGCCTGTGGCGGCACAATCAAGGCAATTAGCCTCGGGACCGGTCTCAATAAAGACCTCTTGAAGAAAGCTCTGGCGCTGGGTGTTGATGAACTCATTCTTATTGATGACACCGCCTTTGACGGCGGCGACAGTACTGCCACAGCCTATGCCCTGGCGTTGGCAGTAAAAAAGGCTGGTCAATTTGACATTATTCTCACCGGCCGCCAGGCAGCCGATTGGGACGCCGGTCAGACCGGCTTGCTGCTGGCAGGTTTATTGGGCGTGACGGCGGTCAGCCGTGCCTGCAAAATTGAGGTCTCAGGCAGTATGCTCCGGATGGAACGGGTAACTTCCGAAGGCTATGAGGTTGTTGAAACCTCAATTCCGGCAGTGATCACCGTGTCCAATGAAGTCGGCAAACTAAGACTGCCCAATATTAAAGGTATCCTGGCCGCCAAGAAGAAGGAACCGACGGTATGGCAAGCAGCCGATATTAACGCCGAATCAAGTCTAACAGGTAACGCAGGCCGCCGCCTCAGATTGGTGAAGCTTTATCAACCAAAACGAGAGACCCGGTGTGAGATTATTGCCGGAGATACCCCTGAAGAACAGGGTGCAAATCTGGCCATCAAAATTCATGCGTTAAAACTGGTCTAA
- a CDS encoding electron transfer flavoprotein alpha subunit, with protein sequence MNHNTGILVITEARESALVSTSSELFGVAQRINAETGDQVSALVIGTGAKKAAMETGRFGAKKAFFAELLDLHSDSVTATIAQLASDIKPRFILIIENDLGRDVAPLLSASLQSAAVTDAVAVSFNNQELIITRQVYGGNALVDFIIESEPQIITLRPKAFGPMAGTDGLQAEITEITPVTVSRIRIIERIVSKEPGVRLEDAKIVVGGGRGIGGPDGFSQLKELADLLGGSVGASRPPCDQGWWPENGQIGITGKIIAPDLYVAVGISGSSQHLSGVSGAKTIIAINKDAEANIFKAATYGIIEDWKKVIPACVAKLKELTKS encoded by the coding sequence ATGAATCATAACACAGGCATTTTGGTCATAACCGAAGCCAGGGAAAGCGCGCTGGTCTCAACTTCATCTGAACTTTTCGGCGTTGCTCAAAGAATCAACGCCGAGACTGGCGATCAAGTCAGCGCACTGGTAATCGGCACTGGCGCAAAAAAGGCCGCTATGGAAACCGGCAGGTTTGGAGCCAAAAAGGCCTTCTTTGCAGAACTGCTCGACTTGCACAGCGACAGCGTCACCGCCACCATTGCTCAGCTTGCCAGCGATATTAAACCACGCTTTATACTGATAATTGAAAATGATCTTGGACGGGATGTGGCACCGCTGCTGTCTGCCAGCCTCCAATCAGCAGCGGTGACCGATGCCGTGGCAGTCAGCTTCAATAATCAAGAATTGATTATTACCCGCCAGGTTTATGGCGGTAATGCCCTCGTCGATTTTATTATCGAATCTGAACCGCAGATCATAACTTTGCGTCCCAAAGCCTTCGGGCCGATGGCGGGTACTGATGGCCTGCAAGCCGAAATTACCGAGATAACCCCGGTTACTGTCTCACGTATCCGTATAATCGAACGCATCGTCAGCAAAGAACCAGGAGTACGGCTGGAAGATGCCAAGATCGTGGTTGGCGGCGGTCGGGGCATCGGCGGACCGGATGGTTTTAGTCAACTCAAGGAACTGGCCGATCTACTCGGTGGCAGTGTTGGCGCCAGCCGCCCGCCTTGCGATCAAGGCTGGTGGCCGGAAAACGGCCAGATAGGCATCACCGGCAAGATCATCGCCCCTGACCTTTACGTGGCTGTCGGTATATCCGGTTCAAGTCAGCATCTGTCAGGAGTTTCGGGTGCAAAAACCATAATTGCCATCAACAAGGATGCTGAAGCCAACATCTTTAAAGCAGCGACCTACGGCATTATCGAGGATTGGAAAAAGGTAATACCGGCTTGCGTCGCCAAACTAAAAGAGCTCACCAAATCTTAG
- a CDS encoding translation elongation factor G-related protein, whose translation MENFGIASIRNVALLSHSGAGKTTLAEAMLFSAGAINRMGKVDDGTTNSDYDPDEMKRKISINLSLLPFKWQNTKINLLDAPGYADFAGDARAAVKAAESAVIVVTASSGVEVGTENAWAIVEEACLPRCILINKMDRDSVNFDAVVAAVREKFGSRCIPLTIPMGSSKDFNGVINVLKMKAFTGPHPAQESDIPDDLAASAKEYHEKLAEAVAEQDDKLIEEFLGGEELTDEELTSGLKKAIVSCEIVPILTASALTNTGIDSLLDYFVDYMPSPEQHEVALKDEGVIKADDAGALAALVFKTTADPYVGKLTYFRVFRGILTANSHVWNSVKNADERIGQLYSMHGKNQETVSQVGAGDIGAVAKLSVTGTNDTLTAPETPVVISPITFPAATYSVAVHPKSKADVDKLGHAVSKLLEEDPTLESHRDHDTAETIVSGLGDTQMDVMADKMARKYSVAVELKPPRVPYRETITGSARAEYKHKKQTGGHGQYGHVVLEVEALPSGTGVEFVDKVVGGSVPRNYIPAVEKGIKEAVHEGGSLGFPIVDLRATLCDGSYHAVDSSEICFKIAGAGALKKGMEAAGPILLEPVVSLHIAVPSSVVGDVIGDLNTKRAQVQGINPKDDFSMIDAKAPLAEVQRYAIDLKSLTHGRGNFTMTFDHYQQVPAHLTQKLVAERAVEVTATSQNSH comes from the coding sequence ATGGAGAACTTTGGCATAGCCAGTATCCGAAACGTGGCGCTCCTGTCGCACAGCGGCGCCGGAAAAACTACCCTGGCCGAGGCGATGCTTTTTAGCGCCGGAGCCATTAACCGGATGGGGAAAGTTGATGACGGAACCACCAACTCAGATTACGACCCTGATGAAATGAAGCGAAAGATTAGTATCAATCTTTCGCTTCTGCCTTTTAAGTGGCAAAATACAAAAATCAATCTGCTTGATGCCCCCGGTTACGCAGATTTTGCCGGTGATGCCAGGGCTGCGGTAAAGGCTGCCGAATCTGCCGTAATTGTAGTGACCGCTTCTTCCGGAGTTGAGGTTGGCACGGAGAATGCTTGGGCTATTGTTGAAGAAGCCTGTCTCCCGCGTTGTATCCTAATCAACAAAATGGATCGGGATAGCGTTAATTTTGATGCAGTGGTGGCGGCGGTGCGGGAAAAATTCGGTAGTAGGTGTATTCCTCTGACCATTCCGATGGGCTCTTCCAAGGATTTTAATGGCGTAATAAACGTGCTTAAGATGAAGGCATTTACCGGTCCCCACCCTGCACAAGAGTCGGATATCCCTGATGATCTTGCGGCCTCAGCAAAAGAATATCACGAAAAATTGGCGGAAGCAGTGGCGGAACAAGATGACAAGCTTATTGAAGAGTTCCTTGGCGGTGAAGAACTGACTGACGAGGAATTGACAAGCGGATTGAAAAAAGCCATCGTCTCCTGCGAAATTGTGCCTATTCTGACGGCTTCCGCGCTTACTAACACAGGTATAGACTCCCTGCTGGACTATTTTGTGGACTATATGCCATCCCCGGAGCAGCATGAAGTGGCGCTTAAAGATGAAGGTGTGATTAAAGCTGATGATGCTGGTGCCTTGGCCGCTCTGGTGTTTAAGACCACTGCCGACCCGTATGTTGGTAAATTGACGTACTTCCGGGTTTTCCGCGGCATACTGACCGCTAATTCCCATGTCTGGAACAGCGTTAAGAATGCCGACGAACGTATTGGACAACTATATTCTATGCATGGCAAAAATCAGGAAACGGTTTCACAGGTAGGCGCGGGCGATATCGGCGCTGTGGCCAAGCTATCGGTTACAGGCACAAATGATACCCTCACGGCTCCGGAAACTCCAGTGGTTATTTCGCCGATCACATTTCCAGCGGCGACTTACTCTGTGGCGGTGCATCCCAAATCCAAGGCCGATGTTGATAAACTGGGTCATGCGGTGTCCAAACTACTGGAAGAAGACCCGACGCTTGAGAGCCATCGGGATCATGACACTGCTGAAACAATAGTTTCAGGTTTGGGTGATACCCAGATGGATGTAATGGCTGACAAGATGGCCAGGAAATACTCCGTGGCGGTGGAACTTAAACCTCCGCGGGTACCATACAGGGAAACCATCACCGGTTCAGCAAGGGCGGAATATAAACACAAGAAACAAACCGGTGGCCACGGACAATATGGCCATGTTGTGCTTGAAGTTGAAGCTTTGCCCTCCGGAACTGGCGTGGAATTTGTGGACAAAGTGGTGGGTGGTTCGGTTCCCCGTAATTATATTCCGGCAGTTGAGAAAGGCATAAAAGAGGCAGTGCATGAAGGTGGCAGTCTGGGGTTTCCCATCGTTGATTTGCGGGCTACCCTGTGTGATGGCAGCTATCATGCGGTTGACTCGTCTGAAATATGCTTTAAGATAGCTGGTGCCGGAGCCCTCAAGAAAGGGATGGAGGCGGCCGGCCCTATTCTGCTTGAACCGGTGGTGTCCTTACATATAGCCGTGCCTTCCTCTGTGGTAGGTGATGTTATCGGTGATCTCAACACCAAACGGGCTCAAGTCCAGGGCATCAATCCGAAAGACGATTTTAGTATGATAGACGCCAAGGCACCGCTGGCTGAAGTGCAACGTTATGCTATAGACTTGAAGAGTTTGACCCATGGCCGCGGCAATTTTACCATGACCTTTGATCACTACCAGCAGGTACCGGCGCATCTGACGCAGAAATTGGTGGCCGAGCGGGCGGTGGAAGTCACGGCCACCAGTCAAAATAGTCACTAA
- a CDS encoding integral membrane protein yields the protein MTFRRWLYIAVGLFVVGLLLGMVLPAGAIADELSVFDNVADDAASITGLGLFFFILIRNIIAFLTAFFFSPLLLLVPIGSLVLNGAVISVVSRLVLQDQSVGFLIAGIMPHGIIEIPAYIFVQAAALGFGFTVLRGLFKSDYRDRVKPELKANLRRLGIAVMLLIPAAFIESFVTPVLLNLF from the coding sequence GTGACTTTTAGGCGCTGGCTTTATATTGCTGTTGGTCTGTTTGTGGTCGGCTTGCTATTGGGCATGGTTTTACCCGCCGGGGCTATTGCTGACGAACTTTCCGTTTTTGATAATGTAGCTGACGATGCGGCCTCAATAACCGGGTTGGGATTGTTCTTTTTCATTCTGATTCGCAATATTATCGCCTTTTTGACCGCTTTCTTCTTCAGCCCTCTTTTACTACTGGTGCCTATCGGCTCGCTTGTGTTAAATGGTGCTGTTATTTCAGTGGTCAGCCGGTTAGTTCTTCAAGACCAATCGGTTGGTTTTCTAATTGCTGGTATTATGCCGCACGGCATAATAGAGATACCAGCCTATATTTTTGTCCAGGCGGCGGCGCTCGGATTTGGTTTTACGGTGTTGCGTGGACTTTTCAAAAGTGATTACCGGGACCGGGTCAAGCCTGAACTTAAAGCCAATTTACGACGCCTCGGCATTGCTGTGATGCTGCTTATCCCGGCTGCATTTATCGAAAGTTTCGTCACTCCGGTATTACTAAATCTATTTTAA
- the xerD gene encoding integrase/recombinase XerD: protein MKTDIDNFLNYLIVEKGFSSNTKEAYHNDLGQMADFGVKCLRQRGAQDLWDNFNRQDMLAYLLDLKERNYAVTTVVRKLAAAKSFFGFMVEEKRVRQNPTDNIESPKVGKPLPGAISVTQAKMLIEQPTKTGGQEAKRDRAMLELLYASGMRVSELIGLNVQDVDCNECQVRCFGKGSKERIIPIYPQAARIVDEYINEVRHRLLRDEAEQALFLNRRGERLTRQGLWQILKEYAKSAGLSDLVTPHTLRHSFATHMLNGGADLRSVQELLGHANISTTQIYTHLTSEHIRRAYDNAHPRARK, encoded by the coding sequence ATGAAAACCGACATCGATAATTTCCTGAATTATCTCATCGTGGAAAAAGGTTTTTCCAGTAATACCAAGGAAGCCTATCACAATGATCTGGGTCAAATGGCTGATTTTGGAGTCAAGTGTTTACGCCAACGCGGTGCTCAGGATTTGTGGGACAATTTCAATCGGCAAGATATGCTTGCATACTTATTAGATCTAAAAGAACGTAATTATGCCGTGACTACGGTGGTCAGGAAGTTGGCAGCAGCCAAGAGTTTCTTCGGGTTTATGGTTGAAGAAAAAAGAGTCAGGCAAAATCCTACTGACAACATTGAATCCCCCAAAGTGGGTAAGCCTTTGCCCGGAGCTATTTCTGTTACTCAAGCCAAAATGCTCATCGAGCAGCCGACTAAGACCGGGGGCCAGGAAGCCAAACGTGACCGTGCCATGCTGGAATTGCTTTATGCCAGCGGCATGAGAGTCAGTGAGCTTATCGGGTTAAATGTCCAGGATGTGGACTGTAATGAATGCCAGGTGCGCTGTTTTGGCAAGGGCAGCAAAGAACGTATTATTCCTATCTATCCTCAGGCGGCGCGCATTGTTGATGAATACATTAATGAGGTCCGTCACCGCTTGCTTAGAGATGAAGCTGAACAGGCACTTTTTCTGAATCGCCGCGGCGAGAGATTAACACGACAGGGTTTATGGCAAATACTTAAAGAATACGCTAAGTCTGCTGGCCTGTCAGATTTGGTGACGCCTCATACCTTGCGCCATAGTTTTGCTACCCACATGCTGAATGGCGGGGCTGATCTTCGTTCAGTTCAGGAACTCTTAGGTCATGCCAATATCTCGACAACTCAAATATATACACATCTGACTTCGGAGCATATACGCCGTGCTTACGATAACGCCCACCCCCGCGCCCGAAAATAA
- a CDS encoding excinuclease ABC subunit C, with amino-acid sequence MTTPYYIEEQVRQLPISPGVYLMKDERGRIIYVGKAVNLRNRVRSYFRDTGKLDGKTQLLVADIRDLEFFVTASAQEALILELNLIKRHRPHYNIMLKDDKSYPYLRITPGEWPRLEVTRRYVAGEGRYFGPFTDTRSVNAVLELLRRIFPFRSCNKNLKTVKRPCLEYDMKRCPAPCTGKIQADDYQKSVNQIVLFLEGRHEQVVRILKNEMSAAAENLDFERAASLRDRIRDIEEVIAAQRIATRVKGELDAVAYVQNGDESYVMVFFIRSGKLVGREYFLLKGTKDQPPAEVISSFIGQFYNGATYLPPQVLLAHQPHDQKVLETWLSIRRGSQVKLTVPQRGPRLELMAIVADNAQKGLEQYKLKRLLTGADDAQAALGELAAILKLGRPPHRVEGYDISNIQGQLAVGSMVVFNDGKPDSKYYRRFRIKTVPGADDFAMIKEIIGRRFAHSTDNDGGKWSVLPDLVLIDGGKGQLAAAVEALKEKNAGDLPIIGLAKEREEIFLPRQSKPITLDERSPARRLLQRVRDEAHRFALGYHGTLRQKAAIGSALDTVPGIGPARRRALIKQFGSVAGIKEASYEELAAIKGITARLARLIKESL; translated from the coding sequence GTGACCACGCCCTATTATATAGAAGAACAGGTGCGACAACTGCCGATCAGCCCCGGCGTCTATTTGATGAAAGACGAACGCGGACGCATCATCTATGTCGGTAAGGCGGTGAACCTGCGCAACCGCGTCCGTTCCTACTTTCGGGACACCGGCAAACTTGACGGCAAGACACAACTCCTGGTAGCTGACATACGTGACTTGGAGTTTTTTGTCACCGCTTCCGCGCAGGAAGCGCTCATCCTTGAACTTAACCTCATTAAGCGCCACCGGCCGCACTACAACATCATGCTCAAGGACGACAAGAGCTACCCTTATCTGCGGATAACACCTGGGGAATGGCCGCGTTTGGAAGTGACTCGACGCTATGTAGCGGGCGAGGGAAGGTATTTCGGCCCATTTACCGATACCCGCAGCGTCAATGCGGTGCTGGAGTTGCTGCGCCGCATCTTCCCATTTCGTTCCTGTAATAAAAACTTAAAGACAGTCAAGCGACCCTGCCTGGAATACGATATGAAGCGCTGTCCGGCGCCATGTACTGGCAAGATTCAGGCTGATGATTACCAGAAATCAGTAAATCAAATCGTATTGTTCCTGGAAGGGCGGCATGAACAGGTAGTCAGGATACTAAAAAATGAAATGTCGGCGGCGGCTGAAAATCTGGACTTTGAGCGAGCCGCCTCACTGCGCGACCGCATCCGGGATATAGAAGAGGTCATCGCCGCGCAACGGATCGCCACTCGTGTAAAGGGTGAACTGGACGCTGTGGCTTATGTCCAAAACGGCGATGAGAGTTACGTAATGGTCTTTTTTATCCGCAGCGGCAAACTTGTTGGCCGGGAATACTTTCTGCTCAAAGGCACTAAGGATCAACCGCCCGCCGAAGTGATATCAAGTTTCATAGGCCAATTCTACAATGGGGCAACTTATCTGCCGCCTCAGGTACTTCTTGCGCATCAGCCTCATGACCAGAAGGTGTTGGAAACCTGGTTGTCCATCCGCCGGGGCAGTCAGGTCAAACTAACCGTGCCGCAACGTGGGCCGCGTCTGGAACTTATGGCTATTGTCGCAGATAATGCCCAAAAAGGGTTGGAACAGTATAAGCTAAAACGTCTGCTAACCGGCGCGGACGATGCTCAGGCAGCGCTCGGTGAATTGGCGGCAATCCTGAAGTTGGGCCGCCCTCCACATCGTGTGGAGGGTTATGATATCTCCAATATTCAGGGGCAACTGGCGGTAGGCAGCATGGTGGTATTCAATGACGGCAAACCAGACTCTAAATATTACCGCCGCTTCAGAATTAAAACAGTGCCCGGCGCCGATGATTTCGCCATGATAAAAGAGATCATTGGGCGGCGTTTCGCGCATAGTACTGATAATGACGGTGGCAAATGGAGCGTCCTTCCTGACCTGGTTCTTATCGACGGCGGCAAAGGCCAACTTGCCGCAGCGGTTGAGGCTCTCAAGGAAAAGAATGCCGGGGACTTGCCTATAATTGGCCTGGCCAAGGAACGAGAGGAAATCTTTCTACCGCGGCAATCCAAACCAATAACACTTGATGAACGTTCTCCTGCCCGCCGCCTATTACAACGTGTCCGGGATGAGGCGCACCGGTTCGCCTTGGGCTACCACGGCACGCTGAGACAAAAAGCGGCCATAGGCTCAGCCCTTGACACCGTTCCAGGCATAGGACCCGCCAGACGGCGGGCGTTGATCAAACAGTTTGGCTCAGTGGCAGGCATCAAAGAGGCCTCCTATGAAGAACTCGCTGCCATAAAAGGGATTACGGCTAGGCTTGCCCGTTTAATTAAAGAGAGTTTATAA
- a CDS encoding DNA-binding response regulator LuxR family, translated as MLLSEEPGLEWAGESAGGEDALERIEELRPDVVLMDFRLEGMDGLQMAATITAKHPEINVLIITGYGNEIYLAEALQNKVSGFITKDSSKDLISNAIKTVANKGTVWDPELLYSAVVGLGYLKRGGTTSRDAGHLEAAMVKSGINSEQFAPKELETMAFLSKGLSNKEIAIKLGVSVASVKKYVSDIMSKLGAANRTTAAVVAAHFLEKAIDPGENVQSSSV; from the coding sequence ATGCTTTTATCAGAGGAACCAGGACTTGAATGGGCGGGTGAATCTGCTGGCGGTGAAGATGCACTCGAACGGATAGAAGAACTGAGGCCGGATGTTGTTTTGATGGATTTCAGACTGGAAGGGATGGATGGCCTACAGATGGCGGCCACGATCACTGCCAAGCATCCTGAAATCAACGTGCTGATAATTACCGGGTACGGTAACGAAATATACCTGGCAGAAGCCCTTCAGAATAAGGTGTCTGGCTTCATTACCAAAGATTCTTCCAAGGACTTGATCAGCAATGCCATAAAGACTGTCGCAAATAAGGGAACGGTTTGGGACCCCGAATTGCTCTATTCTGCAGTGGTAGGGCTTGGTTATCTTAAGAGAGGCGGAACTACCAGCCGGGATGCCGGGCATCTTGAAGCGGCTATGGTTAAATCAGGCATTAATAGTGAACAGTTTGCACCAAAAGAGTTGGAAACTATGGCCTTTTTAAGCAAAGGCCTTTCTAATAAAGAGATTGCCATCAAGCTCGGAGTGTCAGTTGCTTCTGTAAAAAAGTATGTCTCTGATATCATGTCCAAGCTAGGGGCCGCCAACCGGACAACCGCAGCGGTGGTAGCAGCTCATTTCCTAGAAAAAGCAATTGACCCGGGAGAAAATGTCCAATCGTCTAGCGTTTAA
- a CDS encoding reductive dehalogenase: MTKFHSTVSRRDFMKLMAVATGGIGAAAAVTPVFHDVDELISTGATMQKRPWWVKEREAHKPTTEIDWDIMSRPNPTNTGQQTEMWAYYHGQARADAASSKGAAANEASIAANDPGFTYRTRALKATVTRNWGAYVSKSWAGATTNSTWTKGGGTVYNGVATPEDRGEPKWNGTPEENSHMLNAYQKYVGAAISGYGEFSDLDRNKLLCTNVKHNASRKFLIDDTADTAYETANGDKVVPGKNQMYHLVHWEHMSHEMSRATPSHSGVFNSSDFVATSLKPSVFNFLRYLGYQMIGDGGDSNYPFVEVAVANLTGVCESSRQNLYGLTPELGPIGRIHSYITDFPVEPTHPIDAGQFKFCADCGKCARACPPKVINFDREPSWDIPDINGKPNLMHNRGTKEYWSDGALCRLFRTEANGCNVCWGNCTFTTNKGAMVHEVIRGTIANVGIGPLNHFFFQMGELFDYGADSQKAEDWWDRSFPVLGMDTTVTSFDGGYRK, from the coding sequence ATGACAAAGTTCCACAGCACAGTAAGTCGTAGGGATTTTATGAAGCTCATGGCTGTCGCCACCGGTGGCATCGGCGCCGCCGCTGCCGTTACTCCCGTTTTCCATGATGTTGATGAACTCATCTCCACCGGTGCCACCATGCAGAAACGCCCCTGGTGGGTTAAAGAGCGCGAAGCACATAAACCAACCACTGAGATCGATTGGGACATCATGAGCCGCCCTAATCCCACCAACACCGGACAGCAGACCGAAATGTGGGCCTACTATCACGGCCAAGCCCGCGCCGATGCCGCTTCTTCCAAGGGCGCGGCTGCCAATGAAGCCAGTATAGCCGCCAACGATCCTGGTTTCACTTACCGCACTCGGGCGCTAAAAGCCACTGTAACCAGAAACTGGGGTGCCTATGTCAGTAAGTCCTGGGCTGGTGCAACTACTAATTCCACCTGGACCAAAGGCGGCGGTACCGTTTACAATGGTGTTGCCACTCCTGAGGATCGCGGTGAACCCAAATGGAACGGTACACCGGAAGAAAACAGCCACATGCTGAATGCCTATCAGAAATATGTCGGGGCCGCTATCAGCGGCTATGGTGAGTTCAGTGACCTGGACCGCAACAAACTGCTCTGCACCAATGTCAAACACAATGCCAGCCGGAAATTCCTCATAGATGACACCGCAGACACCGCATATGAGACTGCTAATGGCGACAAGGTCGTCCCGGGCAAAAACCAAATGTATCATCTGGTTCACTGGGAGCATATGTCTCATGAAATGTCCCGTGCCACTCCTTCCCATAGTGGCGTATTTAATAGTTCTGATTTCGTGGCCACTTCCCTTAAACCGTCTGTCTTTAACTTCCTGCGTTATCTCGGTTATCAGATGATCGGCGACGGCGGAGACTCTAACTACCCCTTCGTTGAAGTCGCTGTAGCCAACCTCACCGGCGTCTGTGAAAGCTCCCGCCAGAACCTTTATGGCCTGACACCGGAACTCGGTCCTATCGGCCGCATTCATTCCTACATCACCGATTTCCCGGTTGAACCCACCCATCCCATTGATGCCGGTCAGTTCAAGTTCTGCGCCGACTGCGGCAAGTGCGCCCGCGCCTGCCCGCCCAAGGTTATTAACTTTGACAGAGAACCATCATGGGATATCCCGGATATCAACGGCAAACCCAACCTGATGCATAATCGCGGCACTAAAGAATACTGGAGCGACGGCGCCCTATGCCGCCTGTTCCGCACCGAGGCCAACGGCTGCAATGTATGCTGGGGCAACTGTACTTTCACCACCAATAAGGGTGCCATGGTACATGAAGTCATCCGCGGCACCATTGCCAATGTTGGCATCGGACCACTCAACCACTTCTTCTTCCAGATGGGTGAGTTGTTCGATTACGGTGCTGATTCCCAAAAAGCTGAGGACTGGTGGGATCGTTCCTTCCCTGTTCTGGGTATGGACACTACCGTCACCTCTTTCGACGGTGGCTACAGAAAATAG